The Desulfatibacillum aliphaticivorans DSM 15576 genome includes a window with the following:
- a CDS encoding HDOD domain-containing protein, with protein sequence MMKQMFLGTEYVDSGCYAISGRRKAVLQAVLGTCVGVVIRDREAGIGGICHLLLPEPAGTYEAWPKERYATTGLPLFIADLEAHGASKKRMEAFVAGGALVGPISNLDLELDVGGRTAEKVFEILAKEGIPVVRSETGGYFTCNLRLDLSAMEPEIIPPEDLIPATEIDLKKPTEEELNSLISRVRPIPQIALKITRMIQDEQSDLKDLAQEIRQDQVIAAKVLNLCNSAFIGLGRKVRSIDEAILVLGDKTLLQIAVSAYVEIFYSSHNHDGYSLCKGGLFHHAVGMARLCERLARKLKVVPPEVAYTAGLLHDIGRAALDQYVCKAFPLFYRRTQVGEESLTEAEQDLIGISHTEAGRRLAEAWELPNILQAAICCHHNPSQAKKGKTMACLVYVCEVLMSRFNTGLELENMSPAHMESSMKTLGLGPHMLPKMAELVPAYISLGPGALMTDR encoded by the coding sequence ATGATGAAACAAATGTTTTTAGGCACGGAATATGTAGATTCAGGATGCTACGCCATCAGCGGAAGGCGCAAGGCGGTGCTGCAAGCTGTTTTAGGAACCTGTGTGGGAGTGGTCATTAGAGATCGTGAGGCCGGCATAGGGGGCATTTGCCATCTGCTGCTGCCGGAGCCCGCCGGAACTTATGAGGCTTGGCCCAAAGAACGATATGCGACCACAGGCCTCCCCTTATTCATAGCTGACCTGGAAGCGCACGGCGCTTCTAAAAAGCGGATGGAAGCCTTTGTGGCGGGCGGCGCCCTGGTGGGGCCCATATCCAACCTGGACTTGGAGTTGGACGTAGGCGGGCGGACTGCGGAAAAGGTTTTTGAAATCCTAGCGAAGGAGGGGATTCCCGTCGTCCGTTCGGAAACAGGGGGGTATTTCACCTGCAATTTAAGGCTGGATTTAAGCGCCATGGAGCCGGAAATCATTCCCCCTGAGGATTTGATACCAGCGACCGAAATTGATTTGAAAAAACCCACCGAGGAAGAGTTGAACTCCCTGATCAGCCGGGTTCGGCCCATCCCTCAGATCGCCCTTAAAATCACCAGGATGATCCAGGATGAGCAATCGGATCTAAAGGATTTGGCCCAGGAAATCCGGCAGGATCAGGTGATCGCCGCCAAAGTGTTGAATCTGTGCAATTCCGCCTTTATCGGCCTGGGCAGGAAGGTGAGGTCCATTGATGAAGCCATCCTTGTACTGGGCGACAAAACCCTGTTGCAGATAGCCGTTTCCGCGTATGTGGAGATATTTTACTCCAGCCATAATCATGACGGATACTCGCTCTGCAAAGGCGGCTTGTTCCACCATGCTGTCGGCATGGCCCGTTTGTGCGAAAGGCTTGCCCGAAAGCTAAAGGTTGTGCCGCCGGAGGTGGCCTATACCGCCGGCCTTCTCCACGACATAGGCCGGGCCGCCCTGGATCAATACGTGTGCAAGGCGTTTCCCCTGTTTTATCGCCGCACCCAGGTGGGAGAGGAATCCTTGACCGAAGCCGAGCAGGATCTCATAGGGATCAGCCATACGGAAGCCGGGCGACGCCTGGCGGAAGCGTGGGAATTGCCCAATATTTTGCAGGCTGCCATTTGCTGCCACCATAATCCTTCCCAGGCCAAAAAGGGCAAAACCATGGCCTGCCTGGTCTATGTGTGTGAGGTATTAATGTCCAGATTCAACACCGGCCTGGAGTTGGAGAATATGAGCCCCGCGCATATGGAATCCAGTATGAAAACCCTGGGGCTTGGGCCTCACATGCTTCCTAAAATGGCGGAACTGGTGCCGGCGTATATTTCGTTGGGGCCGGGAGCCTTGATGACGGATAGATAA
- a CDS encoding hydrogenase iron-sulfur subunit → MSEWEPKIAAFFCNWCTYGAADLAGVSRLQYPPSFRVIRVPCSGRISPKFILAAFRHGADGVWVSGCHPGDCHYIEGNFYARRKFALFKNLMEHMGIEKDRLHFSWISSAESTKFQRVALEVIDAVKALGPGDHFVKHPVNSLDALPGELR, encoded by the coding sequence ATGTCCGAATGGGAACCCAAAATCGCAGCGTTTTTCTGCAATTGGTGCACATACGGCGCAGCGGACTTGGCGGGAGTGAGCCGCTTGCAGTATCCACCCAGCTTCCGGGTGATCCGCGTCCCGTGCAGCGGCAGGATCAGCCCCAAGTTCATTCTGGCCGCATTCCGCCACGGAGCGGACGGGGTGTGGGTGTCGGGCTGCCATCCTGGAGATTGCCATTACATTGAAGGCAACTTTTACGCCAGGCGCAAGTTCGCCCTTTTCAAAAATCTCATGGAGCACATGGGCATTGAAAAGGACAGGCTGCATTTTTCGTGGATCTCGTCCGCCGAGTCCACCAAGTTCCAGAGGGTGGCCTTGGAAGTCATTGACGCCGTCAAGGCGCTTGGGCCGGGAGATCATTTTGTAAAGCATCCCGTCAACAGCCTGGACGCCCTGCCCGGGGAGTTGAGATAG
- a CDS encoding acyl-CoA dehydratase activase: MIFAGLDIGSRSMELVLLQKGRIVEWRKTDTGYDPLGQASHIMEGLSWDSLTATGYGRKLISDNLNAQAITEIQAHALGVRELFPEARTVLDIGGQDTKAMALLPNGKISRFEMNDRCAAGTGKFLEFMATSLSQPLEKFGGFALTGRPGVSINSMCTVFAETEATSLMAKGCKASDIALALHHSVVRRSLSMLKRVGLNDPVVFTGGVARNPCMVKLLEQDLAMNLCIPQNPEMTGALGAALYGASKARAHSTASK, from the coding sequence ATGATTTTTGCAGGACTGGATATTGGCTCTCGCAGCATGGAGCTTGTGCTGCTGCAAAAGGGCCGGATTGTGGAATGGAGAAAGACCGACACCGGTTACGATCCCCTGGGGCAGGCCTCCCATATTATGGAGGGCTTGTCCTGGGACAGCCTGACGGCCACCGGCTACGGGCGTAAGCTGATTTCTGACAACCTGAACGCTCAGGCGATTACGGAAATCCAAGCGCACGCCCTGGGAGTCAGGGAACTGTTCCCGGAAGCGCGAACCGTCCTGGACATAGGCGGCCAGGACACCAAAGCCATGGCCCTTTTGCCCAACGGCAAAATCTCCCGCTTTGAAATGAACGACCGCTGCGCCGCAGGCACGGGCAAGTTTTTGGAGTTTATGGCAACCAGCCTGTCGCAGCCCTTGGAGAAATTCGGGGGCTTTGCATTGACCGGAAGGCCGGGAGTCAGCATAAACAGCATGTGCACGGTTTTCGCCGAGACGGAGGCCACCTCATTAATGGCCAAAGGATGCAAAGCCTCTGACATCGCCCTGGCCCTTCATCATTCGGTGGTGAGGCGCAGCCTGTCCATGCTTAAGCGGGTGGGTTTGAACGACCCAGTGGTGTTTACGGGCGGGGTTGCACGCAATCCGTGCATGGTGAAATTGCTGGAGCAGGATCTTGCCATGAATCTTTGCATTCCGCAAAATCCTGAAATGACGGGCGCCCTGGGCGCCGCTCTTTACGGGGCTTCCAAAGCTCGGGCCCATTCCACCGCCTCCAAATAG
- a CDS encoding PHP domain-containing protein — protein MILDLHVHSTASPCSNLTMDQIKAFAGLRGLDGVCITDHYEASGPVSSRDGFMLDGLVVIVGTEYATPQGDLLLFGPDLDFPGGLSADEILARMDAMGGAAILAHPFRKKRPGEERLAADGMVAAVEEMNGRNTFEENGMIAQWKAKYPINTVGGSDAHSLEELGRSATHFPRFVNGWQDLVAALKSGEAAPIINQIFPLPDFLSNNQLNCA, from the coding sequence ATGATACTTGACCTCCACGTACATAGCACGGCGTCTCCGTGCAGCAACCTGACCATGGACCAGATCAAGGCCTTTGCCGGTCTGCGCGGCCTGGACGGGGTGTGCATCACGGACCACTATGAGGCCAGCGGCCCCGTCTCCTCCCGGGACGGGTTTATGCTGGACGGCCTGGTTGTGATTGTGGGGACGGAGTACGCCACGCCGCAAGGAGATCTGCTTTTGTTCGGGCCGGACCTGGATTTCCCCGGCGGTCTGTCCGCGGACGAGATTCTGGCCAGGATGGACGCCATGGGCGGGGCGGCGATTTTAGCCCATCCGTTCCGGAAAAAAAGGCCCGGAGAAGAGCGGCTCGCCGCCGACGGAATGGTCGCCGCCGTGGAAGAGATGAACGGCCGGAACACTTTTGAAGAAAACGGCATGATCGCCCAGTGGAAGGCCAAATACCCCATCAACACCGTAGGAGGCAGCGACGCCCATTCCCTGGAGGAGTTGGGCCGGTCCGCCACGCACTTCCCCCGGTTCGTCAACGGGTGGCAAGACCTGGTTGCGGCCCTTAAATCCGGAGAGGCCGCCCCCATCATCAACCAAATTTTTCCCCTGCCTGATTTCCTTTCAAACAATCAGTTGAACTGCGCCTGA
- a CDS encoding FAD-dependent oxidoreductase — translation MEGQTVIGSTLVVGGGVAGVKAALDLADSGYYVYLLEKEPAIGGIMSQLDKTFPTIDCSMCILAPYLVETARHPNIELVTYSQIEKVEGKEGAFRVSVKNKARSIKLEDCTGCRACVDACPVENIVN, via the coding sequence ATGGAAGGTCAAACTGTAATAGGCTCCACCCTGGTTGTGGGAGGGGGCGTTGCAGGAGTCAAGGCCGCGCTGGATCTGGCCGACTCCGGCTACTACGTCTATTTGTTGGAAAAGGAGCCCGCCATCGGCGGCATTATGTCCCAGTTGGACAAAACCTTCCCCACCATTGATTGCTCCATGTGCATTCTGGCGCCTTATCTGGTGGAAACCGCCCGCCACCCCAACATCGAACTGGTGACGTACTCCCAGATCGAAAAGGTGGAAGGCAAGGAAGGCGCTTTTCGGGTCTCCGTCAAGAATAAAGCCAGAAGCATTAAACTGGAAGATTGCACCGGGTGCAGGGCCTGCGTGGACGCCTGCCCGGTGGAGAATATCGTCAATTAA
- a CDS encoding (Fe-S)-binding protein translates to MEILPDGGNLNLCLTCGACASGCPAAGLEGMDPRKFLRMAALGLDEEIAKTNWVWFCSQCQRCTYVCPMNIDIAGLVFEARQLTPREERPKGILGSCDMALRNESCSAMGASPEDFQFVVEDVAEEVRETQPGWEELQAPVNKQGAEFFVSQNSREPVTEPDEMIPLWKILHLAGIDWTYATTGWGGENYCMFLADDENWKKIAKMSLDSARDLGAKVYLNTECGHSTYSIWKGQQKFNIETELEIAPMVMYYAKWIREGRLNPSSDWNKDLQIKFTVQDPCQQVRKSFKDPLADDLRFVVKKIVGEDNFVDMTPNKCNNFCCGGGGGFLQSGFPEARYEYGRLKFNQIKATKATYVVTPCHNCHAQIHDLNEHYDGGYQTVHLWTMLALSLGALGENEREYLGDDLKEVWLPGEPGTPDPFAKK, encoded by the coding sequence ATGGAAATCCTGCCTGACGGCGGAAATCTTAATTTATGCCTCACTTGCGGCGCCTGCGCCTCCGGTTGTCCGGCGGCCGGCCTGGAGGGAATGGATCCCCGCAAGTTCCTTCGCATGGCGGCCCTGGGCCTGGATGAGGAAATTGCCAAAACAAACTGGGTTTGGTTTTGCTCTCAGTGCCAGCGGTGCACCTACGTTTGTCCCATGAACATCGACATCGCCGGCCTGGTTTTTGAGGCCCGCCAGCTTACTCCCCGCGAAGAGCGTCCCAAGGGCATCCTGGGAAGCTGTGACATGGCCTTGCGCAACGAGTCCTGCAGCGCAATGGGCGCTTCGCCGGAAGACTTCCAGTTTGTGGTCGAGGATGTGGCGGAGGAAGTCCGCGAGACCCAGCCCGGATGGGAAGAATTGCAGGCGCCCGTCAACAAGCAGGGCGCGGAATTTTTCGTCTCCCAGAACTCCCGCGAGCCCGTGACCGAACCGGATGAAATGATTCCGTTGTGGAAAATTTTGCATCTTGCCGGCATTGACTGGACCTATGCCACCACCGGCTGGGGCGGCGAGAACTACTGCATGTTCCTGGCTGACGACGAAAACTGGAAAAAGATCGCCAAGATGAGCCTGGATTCCGCCCGCGATCTTGGCGCCAAGGTGTATTTGAACACGGAATGCGGCCATTCCACATACAGCATCTGGAAGGGCCAGCAGAAATTCAATATTGAGACTGAGCTCGAAATCGCGCCCATGGTCATGTACTACGCCAAGTGGATCAGGGAAGGAAGGCTCAATCCCAGCTCCGATTGGAACAAAGACCTGCAAATCAAGTTCACGGTCCAGGATCCCTGCCAGCAGGTGCGTAAGAGCTTCAAAGACCCACTGGCTGACGACCTCCGGTTTGTGGTCAAAAAGATTGTGGGCGAAGACAACTTTGTGGATATGACCCCCAACAAGTGCAACAACTTCTGCTGCGGCGGCGGCGGAGGATTCCTCCAATCCGGCTTTCCCGAAGCGCGGTATGAATATGGACGGCTGAAGTTCAACCAGATCAAAGCCACCAAGGCGACATACGTTGTGACGCCCTGCCATAACTGCCACGCCCAGATTCATGACCTGAACGAGCACTACGATGGCGGCTATCAGACGGTTCACCTCTGGACCATGCTGGCGCTTTCCCTGGGCGCGCTGGGCGAAAACGAGCGCGAATATCTTGGAGACGACCTGAAGGAAGTGTGGCTGCCCGGAGAACCCGGAACCCCTGATCCCTTTGCCAAGAAATAA
- a CDS encoding DUF2156 domain-containing protein, with product MTLSFEPINLDRQNAYLDFLAKCPEPSSEYSFINLFAWQEAHGLEWAWTGPLVWIRQTRPQTVYWAPMGDWESVDWPQALEGLGGSAAFSRIPEKLAVFWRNAQGLSMQLEEDRGQWDYLYSVPDLVALSGKKYHSKKNHLNRFKKSYPARYVPMDASNAKEALSLQESWCQWRDCESVETLAAENDGISKVLDHWDSLSNIMGGLIYVEDQLAAYTIGEAFLPHMMLIHFEKGSPDFHGSYQAVNQQFLENAGADFALVNREQDTGDEGLRKAKMSYHPVDFIKKFRASFSA from the coding sequence ATGACTTTATCATTCGAGCCAATCAATCTGGACCGTCAAAATGCCTATCTGGATTTCCTTGCAAAGTGCCCGGAGCCCAGTTCGGAATACAGCTTCATCAACCTGTTCGCCTGGCAGGAAGCCCACGGCCTGGAATGGGCCTGGACCGGCCCTCTGGTCTGGATTCGCCAGACCCGCCCGCAAACCGTGTATTGGGCGCCCATGGGCGATTGGGAGTCTGTGGATTGGCCCCAAGCCCTGGAAGGATTAGGCGGCTCGGCCGCGTTTTCCCGCATTCCCGAAAAGCTGGCGGTTTTCTGGAGAAACGCACAGGGCCTTTCCATGCAATTGGAAGAGGACCGGGGCCAATGGGATTATCTGTACTCCGTCCCTGACCTGGTTGCGCTTAGCGGCAAAAAGTACCACTCCAAGAAAAATCACCTGAACCGCTTCAAAAAATCCTACCCGGCCCGGTACGTCCCCATGGACGCCTCCAACGCCAAAGAGGCCCTGAGTTTGCAGGAGTCCTGGTGCCAATGGCGGGACTGCGAGTCCGTGGAAACCCTGGCCGCCGAGAATGATGGCATTTCCAAAGTCCTGGACCACTGGGACTCCCTATCCAACATCATGGGCGGGCTTATCTATGTGGAGGATCAACTTGCGGCCTACACCATAGGCGAGGCCTTTTTACCCCATATGATGCTGATCCATTTTGAAAAAGGATCCCCCGATTTCCATGGCTCCTATCAGGCCGTCAACCAGCAATTCCTGGAAAACGCCGGCGCGGATTTCGCCTTGGTCAATCGGGAGCAGGACACAGGCGACGAAGGCCTGCGCAAGGCCAAGATGTCCTATCATCCCGTGGATTTCATCAAAAAGT
- a CDS encoding double-cubane-cluster-containing anaerobic reductase — protein MASEYGGMWKSLGMDLGAHDQLLAVLGQGYTDVFLSQANRPKGMDYFNFVMSEVHGLRIKEMLEAREQGEKIVGSYCVFVPEEIVRAAGATLVGLCSGGDFAMEEVERVLPRNTCALIKSSFGFKLGKVCPYLESADMIVGENTCDGKKKSYEELNKLVSNLYVMDLPQTKSENARALLKAEFVRFARAVEELTGNPITVESLKKGIAITNAKRQAMHRLEALRKADPEPISGLDALLASQVSFYDAPVRFTESVNALCDELEERIKDNVAVFPEKTPRILMSGCPMAVPNWKLPWIVESSGAVIVGEESCVGERGLRNLTDDSGQDVESLMEAIVDRYFKIDCAIFTPNEDRADHIVQMAKDYKADGVIQYALNFCQPYQIEAMGLESRMEKEGIPMLRIETDYSPEDAEQLKTRVEAFVEMIG, from the coding sequence ATGGCTTCTGAATACGGAGGCATGTGGAAATCGTTAGGCATGGACCTGGGCGCGCACGACCAGCTGTTGGCGGTTTTGGGCCAGGGGTATACGGATGTATTTCTTTCCCAGGCCAACAGGCCCAAAGGCATGGACTATTTCAATTTTGTCATGTCCGAAGTGCATGGTCTTAGAATCAAGGAAATGCTGGAAGCCAGGGAGCAAGGCGAAAAGATCGTCGGCTCCTACTGCGTTTTCGTGCCCGAGGAAATCGTCCGGGCTGCAGGCGCCACCCTGGTGGGTTTATGCTCCGGCGGCGACTTCGCCATGGAGGAAGTGGAACGGGTGCTGCCCAGAAACACCTGCGCACTCATCAAGTCGTCCTTCGGCTTTAAACTCGGCAAGGTCTGCCCCTACCTGGAATCCGCGGACATGATCGTGGGGGAAAACACCTGCGACGGCAAGAAAAAATCCTACGAGGAGCTGAACAAGCTGGTTTCCAATCTTTACGTCATGGACCTGCCCCAAACCAAATCGGAAAACGCCAGGGCGCTGCTGAAAGCGGAATTCGTCCGGTTCGCCAGGGCCGTGGAGGAATTGACCGGAAACCCCATTACCGTGGAAAGCCTGAAAAAGGGCATTGCCATTACCAATGCAAAGCGCCAGGCCATGCACAGGCTGGAAGCTCTCCGCAAGGCCGATCCGGAACCCATTTCCGGCCTGGACGCACTTTTGGCCAGCCAGGTGTCCTTTTATGATGCGCCCGTCCGCTTTACCGAGTCGGTAAACGCCTTATGCGACGAGTTGGAAGAGCGCATTAAGGACAATGTGGCCGTGTTCCCGGAAAAGACGCCCAGAATCCTTATGAGCGGCTGCCCCATGGCAGTGCCCAACTGGAAGCTGCCCTGGATTGTGGAAAGCTCCGGCGCCGTCATCGTGGGCGAGGAATCCTGCGTGGGCGAAAGAGGGCTTCGCAACCTGACCGACGACTCGGGCCAGGACGTGGAATCCCTGATGGAAGCCATTGTGGATCGCTATTTCAAAATCGACTGCGCCATCTTCACCCCCAATGAAGACAGGGCGGACCACATCGTCCAAATGGCAAAAGACTACAAGGCGGACGGCGTCATCCAATACGCCCTGAACTTTTGCCAGCCTTACCAGATAGAAGCCATGGGCCTGGAATCCAGGATGGAGAAGGAAGGCATCCCCATGCTCAGAATTGAAACGGATTACAGCCCGGAAGACGCCGAACAGCTTAAAACCCGGGTGGAAGCCTTTGTGGAAATGATCGGCTGA
- the apgM gene encoding alkaline phosphatase family protein, which yields MAKTCILILLDGLGDRSYPDLGNKTPLEAARTPFLDLLASRGSCGAYHAGLAGQALPSENAHFAMFGYRPEEFPGRGFLEGLGWGLDMHPGEIALLTHFSHVSVQGGALILEEKRPGASVQEARELIEAVAFWQTGDIWFRFHHTKGVDGILSAGGPVSRFITDSDTMTPGGPLCAVRPWSTHASDPKAVNTAKALYEYLRFAHQRLDEHPVNIKRKARGESPANAVVTQRAGAYSDVEPFHRRWGIRGLSISSGAVYHGLARFIGMDVIKDGDTDNPGEDLARRLDKALEKSGQYGLIHVHTKAPDEAAHKKDAGLKVQAIEALDKGLKKALANRLDDPDILIVVTSDHSTPSTGPLIHSGETVPLALLGQGVRVDQVKAFSEIACAQGALGQLRGREFLLTILNHLDLAKLHGTMDTPDDQPFWPGAREPFTI from the coding sequence ATGGCTAAGACGTGCATCCTCATATTGCTGGACGGCCTGGGAGACCGGTCCTATCCTGACCTGGGAAACAAAACGCCCCTGGAGGCGGCGCGCACCCCTTTTTTGGACCTGTTGGCATCCCGGGGATCGTGCGGCGCCTACCACGCCGGGCTTGCCGGCCAGGCCTTGCCCAGTGAAAACGCCCATTTCGCCATGTTCGGATACCGGCCCGAGGAATTTCCCGGCCGGGGCTTCCTGGAAGGCCTGGGCTGGGGCCTGGACATGCATCCCGGGGAAATCGCCCTGTTGACCCATTTTTCCCACGTAAGCGTCCAGGGCGGCGCGTTGATTCTGGAGGAAAAAAGGCCTGGGGCCAGCGTTCAGGAAGCCAGGGAGCTTATTGAGGCCGTGGCCTTCTGGCAGACCGGGGACATCTGGTTTCGATTTCATCACACCAAAGGCGTGGACGGCATTTTGTCCGCAGGAGGGCCGGTTTCCCGGTTCATCACGGACAGCGACACCATGACGCCCGGCGGCCCCTTGTGCGCTGTGCGCCCCTGGTCCACGCACGCCAGCGATCCCAAGGCCGTAAACACGGCCAAGGCTTTGTACGAGTATCTGCGATTCGCCCATCAGCGCCTGGATGAGCATCCCGTAAACATCAAGCGCAAGGCGCGGGGGGAATCCCCGGCCAACGCCGTGGTCACGCAACGGGCGGGGGCGTATTCGGACGTGGAGCCCTTTCACAGGCGGTGGGGCATCCGGGGCCTGAGCATATCCTCCGGCGCCGTCTACCACGGTCTGGCCCGTTTTATCGGCATGGACGTCATCAAGGATGGAGACACGGACAACCCAGGCGAAGACCTTGCCCGCCGGCTGGATAAGGCCCTGGAAAAATCCGGCCAATACGGTTTGATTCACGTGCACACCAAAGCGCCGGACGAAGCGGCGCATAAAAAGGACGCAGGCTTGAAGGTGCAAGCCATCGAAGCCCTGGATAAAGGCCTGAAAAAGGCCCTCGCCAACCGCCTGGACGATCCCGACATCCTGATTGTCGTGACCTCGGACCATTCCACCCCGTCCACGGGGCCGCTGATCCACTCCGGAGAAACCGTGCCTTTGGCCTTGCTCGGCCAGGGAGTGCGGGTGGATCAGGTTAAGGCGTTCAGCGAAATCGCATGCGCCCAAGGCGCGTTGGGGCAGTTGAGGGGCCGGGAGTTTTTGCTGACCATCCTGAATCACCTGGACCTGGCCAAACTGCACGGGACTATGGACACCCCGGACGACCAGCCTTTCTGGCCGGGCGCAAGGGAGCCTTTCACCATTTGA
- a CDS encoding EAL and HDOD domain-containing protein, with translation MKAYVARQPILDRKQRVYGYELLFRTSMENSFPDLDHETATNRLLSDSFLTVGLENLAGKSRAFVNFPENLLLEKIPLHLPFTRMVVEILETVRPTPELVEACRSMSDQGVRFALDDFVLTPDWHPLLEIANIVKFDVLSTPQNELVDMLDQVSCYPVRLLAEKVETHEEFQKYLGMGFEYFQGYFFSKPAIVQSTGIPPLKINLLAIMAKIANPNLSLNELEELIGRDAGISYKLLRYINSAYFATVQKVSSIRHAVSLLGLDAIRRFTSLLMMNQLGVDKPDELVLSSAIRARFCDLLGRCSTSKGDMQIDLFTLGLFSQLDALLDDSMENCINQLPLEGAIKDALIHNKGEGAFFLKLVQNYERGNWEEVHKCAQKLGLPDHNIPACYLEAVEWARALEAP, from the coding sequence ATGAAGGCATATGTAGCCCGGCAGCCAATTTTGGATAGAAAGCAAAGGGTGTATGGGTATGAACTCCTGTTTCGCACAAGCATGGAAAACAGTTTTCCGGACCTGGATCACGAGACCGCCACCAACAGATTGCTTTCCGATAGCTTTTTGACTGTCGGCCTTGAAAATCTGGCCGGAAAATCCAGGGCTTTTGTAAATTTTCCCGAAAATTTGCTTTTGGAGAAAATTCCGCTGCATCTGCCTTTTACCAGAATGGTGGTGGAAATCCTGGAAACCGTGCGGCCCACCCCGGAATTGGTGGAAGCCTGCAGGAGTATGTCGGATCAAGGCGTTCGCTTTGCTTTGGATGATTTTGTGCTGACGCCGGATTGGCATCCCCTCCTGGAAATTGCGAACATTGTGAAGTTCGACGTCCTTTCCACTCCCCAAAACGAACTGGTGGATATGCTGGACCAAGTATCCTGCTATCCGGTGCGTTTGCTGGCGGAAAAGGTGGAAACCCATGAAGAGTTTCAGAAGTACTTAGGGATGGGTTTTGAGTATTTTCAGGGCTACTTTTTTTCCAAGCCCGCCATTGTCCAGTCCACAGGGATTCCTCCCCTAAAAATCAATCTGTTGGCAATCATGGCTAAAATAGCGAATCCAAATTTATCCCTGAACGAACTGGAAGAGCTGATCGGCAGGGACGCCGGCATCTCCTACAAGCTGCTGCGTTACATCAATTCGGCCTATTTCGCCACGGTGCAGAAAGTATCCTCCATACGGCATGCCGTCAGCCTGCTGGGGCTGGATGCGATCAGGCGCTTCACTTCATTGTTGATGATGAATCAACTGGGGGTGGACAAACCTGACGAGTTGGTGCTTAGCTCGGCTATCCGAGCCAGGTTTTGCGACCTGTTGGGGCGGTGCTCCACGTCCAAGGGGGACATGCAGATAGACTTGTTTACTTTAGGCCTTTTTTCTCAACTGGACGCCTTGCTGGACGACTCCATGGAAAACTGCATTAACCAACTTCCTTTGGAAGGCGCCATCAAGGACGCCTTGATCCATAATAAGGGAGAGGGCGCATTTTTTTTAAAATTGGTGCAAAACTACGAGCGCGGCAACTGGGAGGAGGTGCACAAATGCGCCCAAAAACTTGGCCTCCCGGATCATAATATACCCGCCTGCTATTTGGAGGCGGTGGAATGGGCCCGAGCTTTGGAAGCCCCGTAA